From the Musa acuminata AAA Group cultivar baxijiao chromosome BXJ3-1, Cavendish_Baxijiao_AAA, whole genome shotgun sequence genome, the window TATAGCCTGGCGCTGCTTTGCTATCCCAATGCCCGAAAGATATTTGGCCTCTGCCTCTGCTTCGGCTTTCTTCACCATCAGGACCTTTTCAGCTTCTCCTTTGTAGACACTAGCAAGCTGAAGCCTCTGGGCTGCAATTAAGAAAGAACAATTGAGAGAATGCTGGAATAGGAAGGAGAAAAATCATGGACTTAAAACAACTATTAATATCTACAAGAGCATGGTAGCTAGCAACAATGTCATCCATATGTTCTTAAGGTTTTGGAAATGTAATCCATTCTAATAATTTCTGGGGTCATTAGAATGAGTTTACAACCTGTTTGTCAAAAGATGTCAATTTTGCAGATCAGTTACCGATCAGTTACCATGTTTGCTTCTAGCACTATTACAAGTTTACAACTATACAATAATCGGTCCTTCTCATGACAAATTAATATATAATACAAATCATATGTGTATAGAGATAAAACAAGGTGTTTCCTTTGAGGAGTCTTTGAGAGGATCTAATCTCCAAAGCATCAGGCCAAAATGATATTCTAATTTATAAATAGGGATTGTTATGGTTCTACATACATATAGGTTCCATTACGTATAATCTGTTAAGGTGGCATGATTGGATTACATTAAATCAcccttttatataaaaataaaaaaatatatgcaataatcaaaacTAATGCGATGAGAACTATCTTCCTAGACGCTAGCAAAATAAGTCTCTTCttcttaaatgaaaaaaaaaagtaatcatGTCATCAAAAAATAGTACACTTTGGAACATGATTAAACTAAAAAAACCTACCGGATCAGTTTCATAATAAAAATGGTGTTCTCAGTGCACGAGGCTCCCACAAATGTAGGATCTGGGGACAGTCAAAGTACACGttcttatctttaaatatttaaagagtttGTTTTCATGACCCGAACTCTAGTCTCCTAAGTCGCAGGTCGGTTTCACAATGAAACTATTTATACAATATGGCAGGAATTTTCTATAACagctaaaaaaatttatatgatgcaactacaagaatttatcaacaataagtagcatagccATCAACGGAATATCCTATAGAAATTGTAGTAGTCTATATATGCGCGAGGAAATACTAAACCAAGCATATTAAATACCAGCATTTATCTCGTTCATCGCTCTACGCACTGAGGCATCTGGTATAATATCAACCATGAGTATCTGCTCAATGTTATAACCATACCCACCCATCACCTGAACATAATTTCCATTCAGAAGGACATAATTGTCAATATAGGAATATTGCACAATCATTATGATTAGTAAAGACTGCCTAGTATCACTTGATTAGAAGAGATGACAGACCAAAACAATTATAAAGTTCAATAGTTATGCAAAAGTCAATTCTAGCAACAAATAACCAATCTAAACTTTGCTTTTTCAAATTCAGTGCTTAACATTGGTTACTTCTTAAAATCAAGTGCATAACATTGCAGATTTATTAATAACTAAGCAACAAAAGGAAGGAATCCAATCACCATAACAATAGGTAAGTTTGGTGAAAATGCAAAAACAGCtcaaaatagaaaataataaCATTTCAAAGAATGTGTAAAATCAACTGAAAAATGCAATCAAATAACAAACAGGATGCACACATGTTAAAGCATCAAAACTACAAAAGCTTAGATATGATATGGTATGGAAATGGTAGCAAGAAAAATACTTAACCCTCTAATATTATATATGACTATGTAAATACACAGAAGTGAATGAGGATAACAAACAACAAAAATGCCCGATAATAACCAGGGACATTAGTGCAGACAGGTGGAAATTTACAACTGAAGAATTCATAATAATCACATAAAAGTACTAGCACATATAATTAGTACTTTGCAAGAATAACATCTGTATCAAAATTTGGTCCCAGAATAATAAAAACTATTAACATGAAGAACAAGAGAGGAAATAATGTTTTATATTGCAAGTAAACTAATGTATTTAGAGGAGAACTGCACAGTTCCCGGTACTGAAAGAAGAATGGATGTCACTAAGATACTTGTAATAAATACCTTTTCTAGCTCCTCAAGGACTGCTTTTGCCACATCACCTTTTTGCTCAAAGAGCTCATCAAGAGTCATTCTTGGAACATGGGCTCGGACCACTATGATTTCAACCAGAGCAGGCATGATATTAGACCAATGTGTACGACCATTACAAATGAAACAACATAATTCAAAAACTTATAACCACCATCAAAAACATAAGCTTGGATCTGCTCTTGTGGATTTTGCAACTCATAGAAAGCATCATCAGCATTTTCTTTAACGACGCGATACTGAATCGAACAAACCAGTTGCACAAAAACATTATCCTGTTGCACAGAACATACAGTGTCAGTAACCAAAATATTCCAACATAGAGACCATATAGGAAACCAATCGAAGATTCCAGAAATAATGAAAAATGCACGAAAAATTTGATACTAAGAGAAACTTTGCCTCAAAAAGAAGGACCAAGAGGAACTTTTGTGTGGAGATCTCATCATTCAAATTGACCTGAATCAAACTTGAACTTCAAACCTTAGGCTAGGTGTGCATATGCAAATGACATTGCTGAAAGCCAATTTTTATGGTTTATTTTCTACAAGGCCTAGAAGGCCAATGGGACAAAATTTTGGTTTACGTATATAATCAATAGTCTTACATTATTGAATATGAATAAGCTGTGGTTGACATTACTCTTCAACTCAATTCCCAGTGCTTTAGGAGATCTAAAATGCTGGACTTACCTTCCTAATGTCCTAACCGATTTCCATACATAGATGAGTTCGTTACATTGAGTTTTATAGTAATCCTGTGCAAGGTTTGaaatttcataccgtaccggtatatcgagctttgctcgatatggtacggtatgtcgtaccgagtggtacgccatgacataccaaacagtacacctaaaaaaaaaatatatatatatatatatatatataattaatatataaaaatataaaatatatttttatataaaaaataaaaaaatcaatatataaaaatattaaaaaaatataaaaatattaaaaaaaaggtgTACGTAGCCTCGATGACattgcctcctcttctcctcgttgCCTCGTCTATGGCATTCGgcgaagacgtcgaaggccgcAAACATTTTTGGCCTTCAGCAAAGAACGCAACGAAAGCCGCAGACGTCTTCGGCCTTCGGCAAAGAAGGTCGTAGAGTCGTAGACGAGGCAATGAAGGAGATAGCCTCTTCCGCTGCTCTAGCCGTCGCCTCCCTTGATCCCTACGCCTCCAAATCCTCCTCTTTACGACTCTTCTCGTCGTTACCTCCTAGATTGGGATCATCGAGGGAGGGCGATGCCGGAACGGGATCGAGAAAGGGCGTGGAAACAAGTTCGCGCCGAGGTTCTCCCAATTCTCTCTCTTCTTCGAAcgtcctctccttcttccttcttcaacGCTTCTCCCTCAGCCTCGCCGCTAAATTGAGCAGACCGACCAGTAgcgggcgatccgcgtaccggttCACAGGCAAACCAATACGTACCACCCGATACGAGCGGTACGATTCGAAATCGCAAACCTTGATCCTGTGTACCATAATTGATGGAAACACCAATTCACATATGACGATGATAatgataagggaccatttggtcgGTCGCCCACGCGATAACGGTCGGTAGCCACCTCAGAGTTGGTGTGGCATCTCGAAGACGACATGGCGCCTCGGTGCCAAGGCGCATGCGTGGGTATAGACTTGAAGGGACATAGCATCCCCGCGACAATGTGAGACCATGCCCGCGCCGCCCAAGGTCGTACAAGACAGCGTCGTTGGTGTAGAACAATACAAGTCGACCCATGTCGCCCGGAGCATCAGCGGCCATTAACGACCTGAGTACAACCAACTCCCTATGACAAGTATAAATATCGACCCCCTGGTTAGTGCTAAGGGATCAGACCTCGAACACAAGAAACACCCATAGATCCACCTCatactaacttaagcttcggaggggtcgagtcgggaaTTTCCCTCCCGACATTGACCTTTTGTGCAGGAAGGCAGCGCTGAAGCAGGAATCCAAGTCCCACCTCGGGTCGGCCCCGGAGACGCCAGCTCCGACCTGACCTCGCCCTTCCATCCCCATCTCGGACACCCACGTGGATGCCCTCACACAATCAGGACCGAACCAAGCTGTATTGACCCCCAAGACATGACGTGAAGACACCAACATTTTTTGCGCTAAAATGAGGGCACATCTTGTGAAGCAGAGCCCGAGTCGTGCACCTCGGTCAAGTAgagcccgagttgtgcacctcggtctTGCAAGACCCGCTACGGCAGGCGTGAGCTTGAGTCGTGTACCTCGACCAAGCAGAGCCCGAATCGTGCACCTCGGTCAAGAAAAGCCCAagtcatgcacctcggccaaGCAGAGCCTGAGTCATGCACCTCGGTCGTGTAAGACCCGCTACGGCGGATGTGAGCCCATGTCATGTACCTCGGCCAAGTAgagcccgagttgtgcacctcaatCGTGCAAGACCTGCTATGGCGAACATGAGCCCGAGTTGTGTACGTCGGCCAAGCAAAGCCCGAGTCGTGCACCTCGACGAAGCAAAACACGAGTCGTGTACCTCGACCAGAAGACTCACTACAACGGATGTGTGCCCGAGTCGGGCACATCGACCGGAAGACCAACCACGACAGACATATGCTCGGGTCACGCAGCCCGGACGAACAGACGACTTACTACAGCAAGCCGAGGAAACGAAGACGAACCACCCGACCCGAAAAGGGCCTACCACTACAAATCTCCTGCACCTGAAGGCACCACGGATCCAGCCGAAAAGCAAGGACCCTGATCACCCACAGCATAAAAAGACGTACCTTGAGCCCCCTATGAGGAACTCGAGGCACGCCTCTATGGGAGGGGAGAGAATGATAGGGAATATTCTGGTACCGCCCACGCGGCGACGTGAGACCATGCCCATGCCGCCTGAGGTCATAGAAGACGGCGCTGCATGGCGTGGAACAGTACAGGTTGACCAGCGCCACCCAAAGAATATGTACCACTGCCCGAAGCATCGATGACCATTAACGACCTAAGTATGGCTGACTCCCTGCAATAGGTATAAATATCGACCCATGGTCAATGCCGGGGGATCGAACCTCGGACACAAGAAACACCCTCAGATCCACCTCatactaacttaagcttcggagggTCAAGTCAAAAATCTCCCTCCCGACATTGACCTTTTGTGCAAGAAGGCGACGCTGAAGCAAGAATCCAAGTCCCACCTCGGGGCGGCCCCGGAGATGCCAGCTCCAACCCGACCTCGCCCTTCCATCCCCATCTCGGACGCCCACGTGGACGCCCTTGCACGATCGGGATCGGACCAAGCCGTACCGATCCCAACGACACGGCATGAAGAAACCAACAGGTAACATAGATATCCTTATTGCAAATGGCATCTTCATACACAATTATCTCCTCTCCGTTCCACCAAAAGAGTGaagatcaaaaggagaaaaaagaggtgagcaaaaatgaagaagaaaaatatgaaaaattgaaTCTTTGGCCACTATGATCATAGAATTCGTTACATACTAGTGTGAGACCATGATTGGCGATGAAGCAAGACAGTGGGAGGAATTAGAAGGCCATGCATGCGATTCAATTAGGTAAATATCCTAATCAGATCGATTTCTACCGAAGCGCATTGAATCAAACCGAAGAAACACATCAGGTTCATTAAATGAGATGGAGGAGGGGGAGGACAGGGACCTTGGTCTTGGTCTCCACGCGGACGTCGAGCGAGGAGACGCGGGTGGAGAGAACGCCGGCAAGGCACTCTCCGGCGAAGGGGTTGAAGAAGTGAAGGCCAGGGCCGGCGAGGCTGAGGAAGCGCCCCCACTTCTCCACCACGCCGATGCTCGCCTGGTCGATGCAGGCGCAGAACACGAAGAAGGTGTTCACCATTTCTGCTCTTCCCTTCCCCTCCCTTCTCCCTTCGCTTTACGCGGCTGCCACAAGAAGAAGCCAAATGATCGCCTCCCACGCGCAACGTCCGTGACCAGCCGTTTGACCCTGTCACTATCGTTGGGCGCCGGATGTGCACCCGCATGTTATCATCAATAACTATGCAAACCCGAATCCGAATGTTTTGCCTCACGGATTACGCCCAGTCGGCCCGCAGGATTCGATCCGGTCCGATTTTGTCCGGCCCGAGTCGGCCTGCTCTGGTGCTGGGTTAGCGTAGGCGGGAAGGAGAGCAAACAGCTGAGCTCTTCCCCCAAACCTTCTCTGTAGAGAACCCAGGCGCTTGTTTGGGAAGCTACTATCAATTTCCTCGTTCAGGTCGCCTCTCCTTTCCCCACGATTTCTCCTCGAATCCTCTTCCGCAATGGCTCGCAACAAGGTAGGCACCCAATCGCTAACCCTAGCTAATTCCATCTTCAATTAGGCCCCTCATAGTTAATCTTAAGCAGTGTTTTTTTTCCGTTCTTTGCTTCTGCATAATCAGTTATCATCGATTTGGTCTTTGCATGAATTACCTTTGGTTACCTTTCTCTCATGTTGTCTTCCGTTTGAAATCCAAACAAAAAGGTGTCATCCTTGAGCTCGAGCTTCATCGTGACTATGAATTTTAGATATTTTCGCATCCGATGTCTATCTGAACGATATCCGAACTCTTTGCTGATCGTGGCTAATATGTGCCAGTAGTTTATGTTCGAATCTGCCGTTAGATCGCTGGCTTTGCTATTAGATAGGGTTTTGCAACTTTGGTTAGCATGCTATGTGTGCTTTGATTTTCtagcatcacattgtttttgtgTCCTTCCATTCCCATAGGAGTCGCTGGTTTTGCTGATTGATGTTGGTCCCTCGATACATAGTGTTCTTCAGGACGTCGAAGGTGTTTGCTCAATGCTCGTGCAAAAGAAGGTAAGGAATTAGAGTCAAGGCTTTATTTTTTCTCTGTGTAGACACAGTAACTTCACGAACTGGTTTCCTTATATGAGTCCATCCTTGGTTTATTCTTCAGTACTGAATTTTGCTATTCATCTCATGTATGGAAAAAACGAatgattttctttttaaaatttcaggtaatttcattctcatatttttatttcttaatgagATCCAGATTAATGTTGTTCGTTATTTTTCCATTTTTGCAGTTAATTTTTAGTAAGAGTGATGAGGTTGGAATTATTCTGTTTGGAACTGAAGGTAATCTTTACCTGAATGTGGTTTTACTTGTTCACAATTCAGTCATTGAAGTTGTTGCACCACATTCTAAGATCCCTACATctgttgcatcactcaaaattttGGTAGCCTGGTTTAACCAATGGTTTTTACCAATTTTCTTTAGGTTCATCTTTAACACTGCATCAAATGTGCATATAAGAGCTTAGATTCTTAAGGTTTTACCAGTTTGCATCAAATTGATTTTTACCAATTTGCTTGAGGTTCATTTGATATGAAACATCCAAATGGAGCACAGATTCTGACTTCTATTTTCCTGATTTTTATAATGAGCAAAATAGTGGTATTACCGTTTAGACAAAAATAATTTCTCTTTgtcattttttatctttttcttgatttatttattttgtttttcgTATTTTTTGTTGCTATCAATTGAAAAGCTTGTTTGATGATATTAGAATGGAATTTTCAGATACTAACAATGAGCTTGAGAAAGAAGTGGGTGGATATGAACATGTGGTGGTTCTACGTGATATTAGAGTTGTAGATGATGATGCAGTGgtggttttgaaaaatcttcccAAAGGAACTTTCCCCGGTGATTGTATCCTAATTCAGCTCATTATGGGCATCCTTGGCATTCCTTTCTGCTCTAGTCTTTGTTCTAGCTCTTGTTTTTGAATGGTTACTGCAGTGCTAATGTTGAGTCCACTGTAATGCTTACTTGTCTTAGTGTCTTAGTTTCATCTCTTTTATCTGGCTTAGGTGATTGCATATCCATATATAGGCTTATGCTTCCAATAATACAAATAATTGCGAGGAACTATTTTGCTCTTTCTGAAACTGCATTTGTGGAACATTTCAAACATGTGCAAGAATcacaaatttgatttttttaacaATATTACCGTTTTTATTTTTGTCTTCTGCAAATTAttatgtttctttccttttttaggcAAATGCAACATCTTCAGATagccataaaatcatcaagaagatGAAATCTTGGATGACTATTTCTGAGATCTTTCTGATTTTGATGCCATGTTTTACTTAAGGTTgtcatcttctattattttttaagGGGGATACCGATGTTTCCTTTGTTGTGTAGTTATTGTTTAattgtttttaataaaatctaTAGCATCTCTTTGGGCAGAAATCTTGTGCCGTAGGATCATATATTGATTGCAATTTCTATGATCCTTGACTTGTTGCTAGTTTTGGATGCCATTGTGGTTGGGATGGATATGCTGATCAAGAAATTTGGAGTTTCAGACAAAGGAAAAAAACGTCTTTATCTCATTACTGATGCACGGTTTTCTACTAAAGAGCCTTATGAAGGGACAAAAGAAGATCAGGTCGACACTATCTCTCAACAGATGAAAGTTCTTGGAATAAGACTAAATTGTCTGATCATCAGAGAAAAAATATGTAGTACTGAACATCTGGGAGCAATTGATGAGAATGACAAACTCTTGGATCAATTCTCAAGGAAAGCAATGGCAAAGACTGTACATGTTGATTGTGCAACATCATTGCTGGGTGCTATCAAAACACGAAATGTAGTCCCTGTCACAGTATTCAGAGGAGACTTGGAACTATGCTCAATGATGAAAATCAAGGTGAGATCGAGATATTATTTAATAAGCATGAACAGACTCATAATGACTATAcgtttgtctatgttatcttttaTAGTTTTGTTATCAGACGAGATAAATAGGTCCAGTGGTTATACGACACAGACTTCCACTCTATAGTGTATTATTTTCTGCAATAGAAAAAGTACTTGAATGAGAACCATGTTTTTCAATTAGTTATTTCGACTTTGTTCAATCGAGGCTGTAGTAAACATGAACAGACTCATAATTACTCTTTATGTTTTTTTATGTTATCTATAATATAAAAAAGTAATTGAATCAGAATCATGTTTTCTAATTAGTTATTTCCACTTTGTTCAAGGAAGGCTGTAGTATAGATTTGTTGATACTCAATAGTATCTGGTGGTTGAATGAATATTTGTTTCATTGTCTGCTTTTCAACGTTCCTAGGTGCCAACATTTTTGGATCTGAATAATGTGAACAGCCATATTAATTACCGGAATAAATAACAAGATTCTCTATTTAGAATTTGGGTTCAGATGGTTAGTAATCAACTTCTATTCATAAAAGATAGTCTTTGCATGCATGTGAAATTCTATACGAGTTTTTAGGGCCTCTTCCATCTTTTCTATCTCCTATCTATTGAGTAGGGCTTTTGCACAATTGACTATCCCTTGTATATCAAAGTGATCCTTTAGTTGACTATCCCTtgactattttaaaatttttgaattttACATGTGATTTTTTTAGGGCCTTTTCCATCTTTTCTATCTCTTATCTATGGAGTAGGGCTTTTGCAATTTACTGACCCTTGTATATGAACATGAACCTTTAGTTGTTTGACATAGGCTTCCATATATTTCTAGACTTTGGTAATATTATCGTTCAAACTTCAAACTTTGTCAAGTTGTATAAAGTTTAGCATTCTGCTTGCTGCAATACAGTTCTTTGTGTTATTTACTACTATTTAGATTTATACTTTTACTGGTGTTTCATATTTTATTTGTCTATGCAGGTATGGGTATATAAAAAGACATCCGAAGAGAAATTTCCTACATTAAAAAAGTATTCTGATAAAGCGCCTGCAAGTGATAAGTTTGCTACCCACGAGGTTAAAGTGGATTTTGAATATAAAAGTTCACAGGATCCTGATAAAGTTGTCCCTCCAGAACAAAGAATTAAAGGTTATCGTTATGGGCCACAAGTAGTTCCTATATCATCTGCCGAATGGGAGGCAGTCAAGTTTAAACCTGAGAAGGGTGTCAAGCTTTTAGGATTCACAGATGCTTCAAATATTTTGCGGTACTTTTCTTTAATTTAAGAAGTCTTATGACAGACTTTAATGTTCTAACACCATATTCTTGTCAATTGAAGTTCTAAAGAGTCACTTAGGTGCTAATGCAATTTAGGCAGGAGACCCCAGGTTAGATGTCGAACTCAAGCCAATCTAACCCTAGACTTAACTCCAAGGTCAGGCAGGGTTGGAATCGGTTCCCTTATGGTAGAATTTTTGCCATTTTTTGATTTGTCAAGGATGATCTCTGCTGGGGTTTTACATGCATTTAAAAAAGTTCATGATCAAAGGAAGAGATAATATGCTTCAAAGGAATTGCTGGGATGGTTCTGCAAGGACCCTATCAAGCCTAAAAAACATAAGAATCTAGGACAAATAAAAGTGAACAAATGGGGGATGGGTccaagttattaatgtctttgCATGTACTTCTATATATTATGTCATCTACTGATATCGTGTCATTTTCTTCCATGCTGAAACATGTGAGGTTCAATAGGAGCAATGAACAAATAGGGTTAACTGTAGATGACATCACTAGCTATATTAATATCTATTATCAAAGCAACCCGATGCCCTTTTTCTTAAcctttcattcttttctttttatgtcCTGGACGTTAACCTTTTTGTTTATATCATCATCCTGATGTAGAGCTTTATTCAGTTTTACTTATGTACTTGGAAATGGTATGTGAACATCTTAACCACATTTATAAGGTTTAGGGTagctgttgcttgaatatatgagAATCTGAGGTTCAAGTTTAATATTTGTTGTTTTAACAAACCTATTCTGATCAGGGCATTTGTTAGATTTGACAGATTCTGGTTCTGATAAAAACTATGACCTGCATGCAATACCTGAAACTTGCTTTTGACTAGATAGCTTTTGTACTATCTTTTGTGTTCTATCTTTGTGAAGGCACTATTATATGAGGGATGTGTACATCTTTATTCCTGAACCTGGGAACACGAAAGCAATTATTGCAGTTTCAGCTTTGGCTAAAGCAATGAAGGAAATGAATAAGTCTGCAGTTTTGCGGTGCATATGGAGACAAGGTCAAGGAAATGTTTCTATTGGGGTATTGACACCTAATTTATCTTCCATAGATAACATTGTGAGTTTATTTTATTTCAATTCATCTGCTTTTCTTAAATTTGAATTCTGAAAGTTAATTCTGTATTATGATAAATCTTAAATCACTCATCCATAGTAAGAAATATTGGTTACTTGCTCAGCCAGATTCATTTTACTTCAACATACTTCCTTTTGCTGAGGATGTTCGAGAGTTCCAGTTTCCTTCCTTTAGCAGTTTCCCATCATCATGGCAGCCAGATCAACAGCAGCAGGAAGCAGCAGATGACCTTGTTAGGATGTTAGACCTTGCACCTTTTGATAGAAAAGAAGTGCTTCAACCCGATTATACTCCAAACCCAGTTTTGGAGGTTTGCCATCTTTCCTTAAGATATCACTTTGATTATTGATAAAATGAGCCAACATGTTTTTATGGTAGTTATTTAcagattttttatgatattggtaTAATGTTAGGAAACATTAGTAGCATTTAATTTTAGATATATGCCTGTGCTATTTTGTTTGTGCCTGATATATGACAAGGAACTCTGGTGTTCTGACCATTATTTCATGTTATAATTTTGTTTCAGAGATTTTATCAGTTTCTTCACCTGAAGTCAAAGGCTCCAGAGATAGATGTACCTCAACTCGACAGAAGTCTTAAGCGGATAGCTGAACCTGACCCTGATTTCCTCTCAAGACACAACTCTATTATTAACAATTTTCAGGAACGGTTTGAGCTGAAGGAGAACCCAAAGGTTTATAATTTGggaatgattataaattttattctCAGTAGGTCACATATTCAGTTGACATCATAGTGTTTTTCCAGAAAAAGAAGCTGTCTAGACGAGCATGGAGGGAAAAACCATCAGCTTCAAATGATGAGAAAGTGGGTGTTGATGGTGTGGTTCCTAAGGTTCAGAGTTCTAGTTTGAAAAAAAGCTTATCTTCATTAGAGGTAGAAAAAATTGGGGATTTGAATCCTGTCCAAGATTTTGAAGCTATGATGGCACGCAGAGACAGTTCAAAGTGGATCACAGAAGCAATTAAAGATATGCAACATTATATTTGTCACCTGTTAGAAAATTCTTATGAAGGAAATTCCTATCCCAAGGCAATTGAATGTTTGATGGCACTTCGTAAAGGCTGTATTCTTGAGCAGGTAACTACTTTAACCTAATCATCCTCCCAGTGTTTTGGAAAGATTATTGCCATAATTAATTCTCATCGCAACTACGGTTGTATTTTCTGTTGAAAATGAGTTTCTAAAATGCTTAAACATGTTAGTCTGAACATTGTTAGAGATTTGTCTCTGTATCTGCAGTATTTGCTGCTATAAATGGCATACGATTAGAAAATTTGGGTTCTCTTGATCAGGAGAATCagtgagaataaaaaaaaaaggagggaagAGAGAAGAAAGGAGATCTAAATGTTTCCTCTCATAATGTATCCTTATTGAAGAATTTTGTCACCATGCTAAAGCAGAGAAAACTGATCGACTCTGTCATACTTGACCAGAAAAGATTAGACATATTTCAGGAAATCAGGCTTATGTTTCTAAACCAGCACTAGAAAGTATTCACTGAATGTCATCATAAATCAAGCAGGAATTAGAGCACTATTTCAGTAGAACTTAATATTTGGGATGTGTTATCTCAATAGAATAGGGAAATAAATGGCTTTAAGGATGTGTGAGCAGTTTCGACACTAGGATGCATTAGACACAAAAACGTGTGATCAATGAAATTGCAGCTAAACTAATTAATCTGGCTAGATTAAGTGTACTATTTGATACTTATCGTCCATGATTCATTTAGACTATAAGCAACCATCTCTAGAAGTGGAGATATAATCAACTTTGTTGATCAACATAAATTAAGTTACTAAAGCTGAAATTTTTTTCATGCCCTATCTTCTTTATACACCACTGAGATACATAGTTTGCATTGATTAATGGATCAACAACTTTTGGGGTACATATTTCATCATATCCTTTGGTTGGTGCAATCTAGAGACAAAGTTTGCTTTGCTTAATGGACTAACAACTTTTGGGGAACATAT encodes:
- the LOC135628137 gene encoding hypersensitive-induced response protein 4-like, coding for MVNTFFVFCACIDQASIGVVEKWGRFLSLAGPGLHFFNPFAGECLAGVLSTRVSSLDVRVETKTKDNVFVQLVCSIQYRVVKENADDAFYELQNPQEQIQAYVFDVVRAHVPRMTLDELFEQKGDVAKAVLEELEKVMGGYGYNIEQILMVDIIPDASVRRAMNEINAAQRLQLASVYKGEAEKVLMVKKAEAEAEAKYLSGIGIAKQRQAITEGLRDNILNFSNTVSGTSAKEVMDLIMVTQYFDTIKELGNSSKNTTVFIPHGPGHVRDVTDQIRNGVMEASSYLVGN
- the LOC135628893 gene encoding ATP-dependent DNA helicase 2 subunit KU80-like, producing MARNKESLVLLIDVGPSIHSVLQDVEGVCSMLVQKKLIFSKSDEVGIILFGTEDTNNELEKEVGGYEHVVVLRDIRVVDDDAVVVLKNLPKGTFPGDFLDAIVVGMDMLIKKFGVSDKGKKRLYLITDARFSTKEPYEGTKEDQVDTISQQMKVLGIRLNCLIIREKICSTEHLGAIDENDKLLDQFSRKAMAKTVHVDCATSLLGAIKTRNVVPVTVFRGDLELCSMMKIKVWVYKKTSEEKFPTLKKYSDKAPASDKFATHEVKVDFEYKSSQDPDKVVPPEQRIKGYRYGPQVVPISSAEWEAVKFKPEKGVKLLGFTDASNILRHYYMRDVYIFIPEPGNTKAIIAVSALAKAMKEMNKSAVLRCIWRQGQGNVSIGVLTPNLSSIDNIPDSFYFNILPFAEDVREFQFPSFSSFPSSWQPDQQQQEAADDLVRMLDLAPFDRKEVLQPDYTPNPVLERFYQFLHLKSKAPEIDVPQLDRSLKRIAEPDPDFLSRHNSIINNFQERFELKENPKKKKLSRRAWREKPSASNDEKVGVDGVVPKVQSSSLKKSLSSLEVEKIGDLNPVQDFEAMMARRDSSKWITEAIKDMQHYICHLLENSYEGNSYPKAIECLMALRKGCILEQEPKEFNRFMLDICKKFRRSDLADFLELLYSKKITLISKSESADSDLTEEEAKNLPIKMEDSSE